A region of uncultured Carboxylicivirga sp. DNA encodes the following proteins:
- a CDS encoding WYL domain-containing protein, giving the protein MADQAKFQKMLEILLILDCKYGRTIQEISDRFDVSPRTVYRYFDTFKQVGFVIENNNGYFKIDKEESTSQDISQLLHFTEEEAFILGKAIHSIEDGSELKDKLARKLYSLYDFDRVIYAISKKEETDNIFNLIQAIKQQKQVVLKEYKSGHGKDIRDRLVEPIDFTVNYLGIWCYDTEDKSNKIFKTARIKEVTVTDNCWQNKPGHDKGIIDIFRMQSYKPIEIQLRLSMLACNLLIEEFPLSEKYIKKEEDDKYLLTTEVGNYLGVGRFVLGLPEEIEVIYPQTFKEYLNSKKKNTNF; this is encoded by the coding sequence ATGGCAGACCAGGCAAAGTTTCAAAAGATGTTAGAGATTCTGCTTATACTTGATTGTAAGTATGGCAGAACCATTCAGGAAATATCAGACCGTTTTGATGTTTCCCCAAGAACTGTGTATCGCTACTTTGACACTTTCAAACAAGTAGGGTTTGTAATTGAGAACAATAACGGCTACTTCAAAATTGATAAAGAAGAATCCACTTCACAGGATATTAGTCAATTACTACACTTCACCGAAGAAGAGGCTTTTATTTTGGGAAAAGCTATACACTCTATTGAAGATGGTTCAGAATTAAAAGACAAATTAGCAAGAAAGCTGTACAGCCTATATGATTTTGACCGGGTAATTTATGCCATTTCTAAAAAAGAGGAAACCGATAATATTTTTAACCTGATACAAGCCATTAAGCAACAAAAGCAAGTAGTACTAAAAGAGTATAAATCCGGGCATGGTAAAGATATACGGGATAGATTAGTTGAGCCTATTGATTTCACAGTGAACTATTTGGGTATTTGGTGTTATGACACAGAAGACAAAAGCAATAAAATTTTTAAAACTGCAAGAATTAAAGAAGTTACTGTAACCGATAATTGTTGGCAAAATAAACCGGGACATGACAAAGGAATTATAGATATTTTCAGAATGCAAAGCTATAAGCCTATTGAAATTCAGTTAAGGCTTTCCATGTTGGCATGCAACCTATTAATAGAAGAATTTCCGTTAAGTGAAAAGTATATAAAAAAAGAAGAGGATGATAAATACCTACTTACAACTGAGGTTGGTAACTATTTAGGTGTTGGTAGGTTCGTCCTTGGATTACCGGAAGAAATTGAGGTTATCTACCCTCAAACTTTTAAAGAATATCTTAACTCAAAGAAAAAGAATACGAATTTTTAA
- a CDS encoding DUF262 domain-containing protein, with translation MLDKSQVQYLQELQESYPNSADLINFLQNGKTKYYSFWSLIGEYEIEIPIIQRDYAQGRTDNKSSQIRSSFIKSLISSVLEQKRLHLDFIYGSSKQGSPLVLLDGQQRITTLFLLHWFVLYKLKRISEHVELMQRFTYKTRISSKEFCNAILNRTISDEFSENLSFSENIKNQAWFFRSWEKDPTIKGMLVTLDTISESLPETDDALFKKMLYSLKEENIIDFQFLNLDDFELTDELYIKMNARGKTLTNFENYKAWLIQNVEEKPIKPDNWSTRLDLEWTDLFWSHKASGDYEIDTEYMQYFRGMSQYKYALTINEAELSDLQKDNLSELIDSQYVPYSLYDEYALFSPDNVNDYFNILEKLEGDNIELLKEILDTKDNSIFKRFIDTPNYWDRTLFFALCTFLWSENELPVNYTIETKENLKKWMRVWRNFIINTTIDDPSAFVKAINEIHTHKNHIHSLYDEIASLLEIKFFSENQRKEEKLKAILINENSEWEKEFIKYEKHKYFYGQIGFLIEYSNVNDRYDIELFKSYAEKASVLFSKHLNSDDYILERALLTKGNGNSNYLIWKNSNLSFCLSSSGTLRQREENWRRVFRNMDKNRGNQCLKALLDDNRPLNDIIKDADVIEDWRKYVIKEPKLLQYCNQKMLRKDSDTSVRLLGSSRLSHYHVELYTYFIYHSLKKKNKHETIKYKYVDVRGGSEYAHLTIDNWSYKRKTYSLSLYYDESSNEFLPNPFQIRFYKKSERNVAEEDYDKELLSKLFSTFDFNDEKEWHGYWKSVKTLDEAKSLFYKLCSELDTLN, from the coding sequence CAGATTCGCAGTTCATTTATAAAATCATTAATTAGTTCGGTTCTTGAACAAAAAAGGCTGCACCTTGATTTTATTTATGGTTCTTCAAAACAAGGTAGCCCATTAGTTTTATTGGATGGTCAACAGCGGATTACAACTCTATTTTTATTGCATTGGTTTGTTCTTTATAAGCTTAAAAGGATTAGCGAACATGTAGAACTAATGCAAAGATTTACATATAAGACACGAATTAGCTCGAAGGAATTTTGTAATGCAATACTAAACAGAACTATAAGTGATGAGTTTTCAGAGAATCTTAGCTTCTCGGAGAATATAAAGAATCAAGCCTGGTTTTTTCGCTCATGGGAGAAAGACCCGACAATTAAAGGCATGTTGGTAACACTAGATACAATATCAGAATCTCTGCCAGAAACAGATGATGCTTTGTTTAAAAAGATGCTGTATTCGCTAAAAGAGGAAAATATAATTGATTTTCAATTCCTAAACCTTGACGACTTTGAATTGACAGATGAGTTATATATCAAGATGAATGCTCGTGGTAAAACTCTTACCAACTTTGAGAATTATAAGGCTTGGTTAATTCAGAATGTAGAAGAGAAACCAATAAAACCGGATAATTGGTCAACACGATTAGATTTAGAATGGACGGATTTATTTTGGTCACATAAAGCTAGTGGCGATTATGAAATAGATACCGAGTATATGCAGTATTTTCGAGGTATGTCCCAATATAAATATGCTTTAACTATCAATGAAGCGGAACTATCGGATTTACAAAAAGATAATCTGTCTGAGCTAATAGATTCACAATATGTGCCTTATTCATTATATGACGAGTATGCTCTTTTTTCTCCTGACAATGTAAATGACTATTTCAATATTCTTGAAAAATTGGAAGGAGATAATATTGAGTTGCTTAAAGAGATTCTTGATACTAAAGATAATTCAATATTTAAGAGGTTCATTGATACACCAAACTATTGGGATAGAACTCTGTTTTTTGCACTATGTACTTTTCTTTGGAGTGAAAACGAACTTCCAGTAAACTACACTATCGAAACCAAAGAAAATTTGAAGAAATGGATGCGTGTTTGGCGTAATTTCATTATTAATACAACGATAGATGACCCAAGTGCTTTTGTTAAAGCAATTAATGAGATTCATACTCATAAGAATCATATTCATTCACTTTATGATGAAATAGCAAGTCTGCTTGAGATTAAATTCTTTTCTGAGAATCAACGCAAAGAGGAAAAACTTAAAGCAATTTTAATTAATGAAAATTCAGAGTGGGAGAAAGAGTTTATCAAATATGAAAAGCACAAATATTTTTATGGTCAAATTGGTTTCTTAATTGAATATTCCAATGTAAATGATAGGTACGACATTGAGTTGTTCAAATCATATGCAGAGAAAGCTTCAGTATTATTTTCAAAGCATTTGAATTCTGATGATTATATTCTGGAACGAGCTTTATTAACTAAGGGCAATGGCAATAGTAACTATTTGATATGGAAGAATAGTAACTTATCGTTTTGCCTTTCTTCCTCAGGAACATTAAGGCAACGTGAAGAAAATTGGCGTAGAGTTTTTCGAAATATGGATAAAAACAGAGGTAATCAATGTCTAAAAGCTTTATTAGATGATAACAGACCATTAAATGATATTATTAAAGATGCAGATGTTATAGAAGATTGGAGAAAGTATGTAATTAAAGAGCCAAAGCTATTACAGTATTGTAATCAGAAGATGTTACGTAAGGATAGTGATACTTCTGTGAGGTTACTAGGTTCTTCAAGATTAAGTCATTACCATGTAGAACTCTATACCTATTTCATTTACCATTCGTTAAAGAAAAAGAATAAACATGAGACAATTAAGTATAAATATGTTGATGTTAGGGGTGGAAGTGAATATGCTCACCTTACAATTGACAATTGGAGCTATAAACGAAAAACATATTCTTTAAGTTTATACTATGATGAAAGTAGTAATGAATTTCTTCCTAATCCTTTTCAAATAAGATTCTATAAAAAGTCCGAAAGGAATGTTGCCGAAGAGGACTATGACAAGGAGCTATTATCAAAACTGTTTTCAACATTTGACTTCAATGATGAAAAAGAATGGCATGGCTACTGGAAGTCTGTTAAAACCTTAGATGAAGCAAAATCTTTGTTTTATAAGCTTTGTTCGGAGCTTGATACATTGAACTAG
- a CDS encoding zinc ribbon domain-containing protein, producing the protein MYCQKCGREINDGVAFCTHCGTKVNEPASVKTTNEKLLKCPKCKSTRLTDNKKGFSAGKAVAGAVLAGGVGILAGAIGSNKVQITCLNCGHKFMPGEDADNARAKRIEKAKAQKASQELQWKMMKSPIFWIILVIAVGLYIHFIG; encoded by the coding sequence ATGTATTGTCAAAAATGTGGAAGAGAAATAAATGATGGTGTGGCATTTTGCACCCATTGTGGTACGAAAGTCAATGAACCTGCTTCTGTCAAAACAACAAATGAGAAACTTTTAAAATGTCCGAAATGTAAGTCCACAAGACTAACTGATAATAAAAAAGGGTTTAGTGCAGGAAAAGCGGTTGCTGGAGCAGTTCTTGCAGGAGGTGTCGGCATTTTGGCCGGGGCAATTGGTAGTAATAAGGTTCAAATCACATGTTTAAATTGTGGTCATAAATTCATGCCTGGCGAAGATGCCGATAATGCTAGAGCTAAACGTATTGAAAAAGCTAAGGCGCAGAAAGCCTCTCAAGAGCTTCAGTGGAAAATGATGAAGAGCCCTATCTTTTGGATTATTTTAGTAATTGCAGTTGGCTTATATATTCACTTTATTGGATAG